The following are encoded in a window of Rosa chinensis cultivar Old Blush chromosome 4, RchiOBHm-V2, whole genome shotgun sequence genomic DNA:
- the LOC112199165 gene encoding pentatricopeptide repeat-containing protein At2g39230, mitochondrial yields MGFPETRGRAKTLLNRYVSGDSGPPPPAVLLDRLLDCAERFGFDFDSWVFSYLLNSYVRANRIGDAVDCFNRMVELEIYAGAGVEYMNIVLTALVRRNMFEEARDLYGKMVERGVGGDCATLNVMMRACLKEGKPEEYFRKARGRGIAADAALYDVAIGAVCKTPESSLALVLLAEMREMGWVPSARTYTSVIGACVKQGNMVEALRLKDEMVSSGESIDLVVATSLMKGYCAQGKLDAALDLFNMIMQDGLIPNRITHATVIGCCCKNGNMERAYELYTKMKRMGILPDEFIVNHLVRGFLKFSYNNMIHGYCTIGDMDCANNEFLEMTQRGLEPTVFTYSILMNGYFRNGNAERAFNVFDDMVDAKKIPTGYTINIVIDGLEGAMNSALNVYREMCEGGVTPTVITYTSLINGSCKTAKAIR; encoded by the exons ATGGGCTTTCCAGAGACTCGCGGGCGCGCCAAGACATTGCTTAACCGCTACGTTTCCGGCGACTCCGGCCCTCCTCCTCCGGCAGTCCTTCTCGATCGTTTGCTGGACTGCGCAGAGAGGtttggatttgattttgattcttgGGTTTTCAGTTACTTGTTGAATAGCTATGTTAGAGCGAACCGAATAGGGGATGCTGTTGATTGCTTTAATAGAATGGTGGAGCTTGAGATATATGCTGGTGCTGGTGTTGAATATATGAACATTGTGTTGACGGCATTGGTTAGGAGGAATATGTTTGAGGAAGCACGAGACTTGTATGGTAAAATGGTTGAGAGAGGAGTTGGCGGTGATTGCGCCACTCTAAATGTCATGATGCGTGCTTGTTTGAAGGAGGGGAAGCCGGAGGAGTACTTTCGGAAGGCAAGGGGGAGAGGGATAGCAGCTGATGCCGCATTGTATGATGTGGCCATTGGGGCTGTTTGTAAGACTCCCGAATCGAGTTTGGCTTTGGTGTTGTTGGCTGAAATGAGAGAAATGGGGTGGGTTCCTTCCGCGCGTACGTACACTAGTGTGATTGGGGCGTGTGTGAAGCAGGGGAATATGGTGGAGGCGCTAAGGCTCAAGGATGAAATGGTGAGTTCTGGGGAATCGATTGATTTGGTTGTTGCTACCAGCTTGATGAAGGGTTATTGTGCGCAAGGGAAGTTGGATGCTGCTTTGGATTTGTTCAACATGATCATGCAGGATGGACTTATTCCTAACAGAATCACTCATGCAACTGTGATAGGATGCTGCTGTAAGAATGGGAACATGGAAAGGGCATATGAGCTTTACACCAAAATGAAACGGATGGGTATTTTGCCTGATGAGTTCATTGTGAATCATTTGGTGCGTGGATTTTTGAAAT TTTCCTACAACAACATGATACATGGCTATTGCACAATAGGGGATATGGATTGTGCAAATAATGAATTTTTGGAGATGACacaaaggggtttggaacctacTGTTTTTACTTACTCTATTTTGATGAATGGGTATTTCAGGAACGGTAATGCCGAACGTGCTTTTAATGTCTTTGATGATATGGTGGATGCAAAGAAAATCCCCACAGGCTACACAATTAACATTGTCATTGATGGCCT GGAGGGTGCCATGAATTCTGCACTGAATGTTTATAGAGAAATGTGTGAAGGTGGAGTCACTCCAACTGTTATCACTTACACCAGCCTTATTAATGGGTCATGCAAAACTGCAAAAGCAATAAGATAG